In Deltaproteobacteria bacterium GWC2_55_46, a single window of DNA contains:
- a CDS encoding 1-(5-phosphoribosyl)-5-amino-4-imidazole-carboxylate carboxylase — protein MNVKVLKKLLEGVKKGNVEVAEALDALRKLPFEELPFATLDSHRALRQGFPEVIFGQGKTIAQIKAIIKSMLGRKENVLITRLQRSKGRALKKAFPKGEYREISGTFFIKSNPVKPTGKGTVLVICAGTSDIPVAEEASTTAECMGNRVKRLYDVGVAGIHRLLHKKEELWDANVLIVVAGMEGALPSVVAGMVARPVIAVPTSVGYGANLGGITTLMAMLNSCAAGISVVNIDNGFGAAYVASLINRE, from the coding sequence ATGAACGTAAAGGTACTTAAAAAACTCCTCGAAGGCGTAAAGAAGGGGAATGTCGAAGTCGCGGAGGCCCTCGACGCCTTGCGCAAGCTCCCTTTCGAAGAGCTTCCCTTCGCCACCCTCGATTCCCACAGGGCGCTTCGCCAGGGCTTCCCGGAGGTCATCTTCGGCCAGGGCAAGACCATCGCCCAGATAAAGGCCATTATTAAAAGCATGCTTGGCAGAAAAGAGAACGTGCTCATAACAAGGCTTCAGAGGTCAAAGGGCAGGGCCTTGAAGAAGGCCTTCCCCAAAGGCGAGTACAGGGAGATATCAGGGACCTTTTTCATAAAGTCAAACCCGGTGAAGCCGACAGGCAAGGGGACTGTGCTCGTCATCTGCGCGGGCACCTCAGACATCCCTGTTGCCGAAGAGGCCTCTACGACCGCCGAGTGCATGGGCAACAGGGTAAAGCGCCTCTATGACGTAGGTGTTGCCGGGATACACAGGCTCCTTCACAAAAAAGAAGAGCTATGGGATGCCAACGTGCTGATAGTGGTGGCAGGCATGGAAGGGGCCCTGCCAAGCGTGGTGGCCGGTATGGTCGCCAGGCCTGTCATAGCCGTACCGACGAGCGTAGGCTACGGGGCCAACCTCGGCGGCATCACGACCCTCATGGCGATGCTCAACTCCTGCGCCGCGGGGATATCTGTCGTGAATATCGACAACGGATTCGGCGCGGCCTACGTGGCGAGCCTTATAAACAGGGAATAG
- a CDS encoding metal-dependent hydrolase gives MLIRCWGSRGSIPVSGKDYIKYGGDTTCVEVISNSGDLIIIDAGTGIRRLGKRLVAEGQRKMHLLLTHGHWDHLSGFPFFKPIYRKESEIKIYGPETTQDSLKKIISKTMTAPNFPVEFEDINADISFLGMGPKSYSIGSVNISTIPLSHPNHGLGYKLEEDGRSFVFLTDNELAFRHPFGVGYDDYKRFCEKADLLFHDAEYKKEEYESETRGWGHSTYLDTLDLAIGSGVKRLGLFHQNQDRTDAQVDEIVRECKEVIKKKGSSLECFAVAAGTEVSL, from the coding sequence ATGCTGATACGCTGCTGGGGCTCGCGAGGGTCCATCCCGGTATCGGGCAAGGATTACATAAAGTACGGCGGAGACACCACCTGCGTCGAGGTCATAAGCAACTCGGGTGACCTCATCATAATAGACGCGGGCACCGGCATAAGGCGCCTCGGCAAAAGGCTTGTGGCTGAGGGCCAGCGAAAGATGCACCTCCTTCTCACCCACGGCCATTGGGACCACCTCTCAGGCTTTCCGTTCTTCAAGCCGATCTACAGGAAAGAGAGCGAGATAAAGATATACGGCCCGGAGACCACCCAGGACTCTCTCAAGAAGATCATCTCCAAGACCATGACCGCGCCAAACTTCCCTGTGGAGTTCGAGGACATAAACGCGGACATAAGCTTCCTCGGTATGGGGCCAAAGAGCTACTCCATAGGCTCCGTCAACATCAGCACCATCCCGTTGAGCCATCCCAACCACGGGCTGGGCTACAAGCTCGAAGAGGACGGCAGGTCTTTCGTCTTCCTTACCGATAACGAGCTTGCCTTCCGCCACCCCTTCGGGGTCGGCTACGACGACTACAAGCGCTTCTGCGAGAAGGCGGACCTTCTCTTCCATGACGCGGAGTATAAGAAAGAGGAGTACGAAAGCGAGACAAGGGGCTGGGGCCATTCGACCTACCTCGACACGCTCGATCTCGCGATCGGATCCGGCGTTAAGAGACTTGGCCTTTTCCACCAGAACCAGGACAGGACAGATGCCCAGGTGGACGAGATAGTCAGAGAATGCAAAGAGGTGATAAAAAAGAAGGGCTCAAGCCTTGAGTGCTTCGCGGTGGCTGCGGGGACAGAGGTAAGTCTTTAG
- a CDS encoding TIGR00299 family protein, whose protein sequence is MKTIYFDCPMGVSGDMFLAALIDLGVDHRMILRELKKLPVDRIDVEVRKETRHSITGTSFRVKLHEAHHHRSFRDIKKIISGSKLKPAVKKLATDIFRLIAEAEGRIHNVKTEAVHFHEIGAMDSIIDIVGAAIAVDSLKADRVVCSPLPLGTGWADTMHGRIPIPAPATLEILKGVPIAQSTAPFELTTPTGAAIMKTIASSFGPMPSMTIEKAGYGAGKKDFKERANLLRALLGSAENGTGDEKVYVLETNIDDMSPQVAGYLLEKLISAGALDAFYTPVQMKKGRPGVLLTALAAATDRERLLETIFAESTSIGIRSYTVERRCLERKSFKVKTPYGNVSVKASYRAGIAVNIQPEYEECRAIAEKKGVPLKIIIDAARAAAIKTIR, encoded by the coding sequence ATGAAGACCATCTACTTCGACTGTCCAATGGGCGTAAGCGGGGACATGTTCCTCGCCGCCCTCATAGACCTTGGTGTTGACCACAGGATGATACTCCGCGAGCTAAAGAAGCTTCCCGTGGACAGAATAGATGTCGAGGTAAGGAAAGAGACGCGCCATTCGATAACAGGCACGTCATTCAGGGTAAAGCTCCATGAGGCCCATCACCACAGGAGCTTCAGGGACATCAAGAAGATAATCTCTGGAAGCAAGCTGAAGCCCGCGGTCAAAAAACTCGCCACCGATATATTCAGGTTGATAGCCGAGGCCGAAGGCAGGATACACAATGTAAAAACAGAGGCCGTCCACTTCCACGAGATAGGCGCGATGGATTCCATCATTGACATCGTAGGCGCGGCGATAGCTGTAGATTCACTTAAAGCCGACAGGGTCGTATGCTCACCGCTACCCCTGGGCACCGGCTGGGCAGATACCATGCACGGCCGCATCCCGATACCCGCGCCAGCTACGTTGGAGATATTGAAGGGCGTGCCCATTGCCCAATCCACCGCCCCGTTCGAGCTTACGACCCCGACAGGGGCGGCGATAATGAAGACCATAGCCTCCTCTTTCGGCCCCATGCCATCCATGACAATAGAAAAAGCTGGCTACGGCGCGGGGAAAAAGGACTTTAAAGAACGCGCCAACCTCCTGCGCGCCCTCCTCGGCTCTGCTGAAAATGGCACTGGAGACGAAAAGGTCTACGTCCTCGAGACAAACATAGACGATATGAGCCCGCAGGTGGCCGGGTATCTCCTTGAAAAGCTCATCTCAGCCGGCGCGCTCGACGCCTTCTACACACCCGTCCAGATGAAAAAGGGGCGGCCTGGCGTGCTGCTTACGGCGCTTGCCGCCGCCACCGACAGGGAGAGGCTTCTTGAGACTATCTTCGCGGAGTCCACCTCTATCGGAATACGGAGCTACACTGTCGAGAGGCGCTGCCTTGAGAGGAAGAGCTTTAAAGTAAAGACCCCTTACGGTAACGTCTCCGTCAAGGCCTCTTACCGCGCCGGGATTGCCGTCAATATCCAGCCGGAATATGAGGAATGCCGCGCGATAGCGGAGAAAAAGGGCGTGCCCCTTAAGATCATAATCGATGCCGCCAGGGCCGCCGCCATTAAGACTATCAGATGA